The Streptomyces sp. RKND-216 genomic sequence GGCCGCCGAGTCCGTCAGTGGCTCACCCACCCGGAAACCCGTGCCGTCCGTGCTCATGTCAGCTCACGACTCCCGTCATCACACCGATCGGTACGGCGAGGAACCCGGCGGTCAGCGCCACCGCGAGCACGTCCGCGGCGCGCCTGAGCGCACGGTCCAGGTGCGGCCGGTTCGCCCCCAGCGTCTGCGCCGCGCTCCAGAAGCCGTGCCGCACGTGCAGCCCCACCGCGAGCATCGCCACGCTGTAGACGACGTTGCCGTACCAGGTGGAGAAGGTGTTCACGACGTTCTGGTGGGGACGGCCCTGCTCGAACCCGGGGTGCACCGTCCCCGTCGTCAGGTCCAGCACGTGCCACACCACGAACAGCGCCAGGATGATCCCGCCCCAGCGCATCGTCCTCGTCGCGTAGCTCGCCCGGCGCCGCCGGTGCGCGTACCCCACCGGCCTCGCGGCCAGGTCCCGGCGGCTCAGCTGGTACGCGGCCACGCCGTGCGCGACGACTGCGGCCACCAGCGCCACTCGCGCCAACCACAGGAACCAGCCGGGCCCCAGGAACGGCTCCCCGATCGTCCGCAGCCAGTGCGCGTAGCCGTTCATGTCCCCGGGACCGAGGAACACCTTGAGGTTCCCCAGCATGTGCGCGACCAGGTACAGCAGCATCGCCAGGCCGGTCACAGCCATCACGGCCTTCTTCCCGACGGTCGAACGCCACAGCATGCCCGCCAGGGAGGGCCTTCGCTCCCGCGTCACCAGTGCCATGCCCCGACGGTAGGAAGCCCCACGCTCATCCGTCCAAGACATGAAAACGCTGCCTTCCATAGAGAAGACCTATGCTGGGTGGATGCAGCTCCAGCAGCTCCGCTACTTCACCGCCGTCGCGGAGACCCGGCACTTCACCCGCGCCGCGGCCCGCGAACTCGTGGCCCAGCCCTCGCTCTCCCAGCAGATCCGTGCGCTGGAGAAGGAACTCGGCGCCGAACTGTTCCACCGCGCCCGCGGCCACATCTCGCTCACCGACGCGGGTGAGGTCCTGCTCCCGCTGGCCCGCCGCATCCTCGCCGACACCGAGACCGCCCGCCGCGAGGTCCAGGAGGTCGCCCGGCTCCGCCGCGGCCGCGTCCGACTCGGCGCCCCGCCCAGCCTGTGCGCGGGCTTCGTCCCGGACGTGCTCAGCACCTTCCGCGCCCGCTACCCGGGTGTCGACCTCGTCGTCCACGAAAGCGGCTCGCAGGACCTGGTGCGCGTGCTGGCCGCCGGAGAGCTCGACCTCGCCCTCGTCATCACCCCGCTCGCCGGGCCCGCCCCGGCGCTGACGACCACCGAACTCCTCACCGAGGAACTCGTCGTCGTCTCCGCACCCGGCACCGGCTTCCCCCACCGGCGCCGCCTGCGCATCGACGACCTGCGCGACCGGCCCCTGGTGATGTTCCGCCGCGGCTACGACCTGCGCGACCTCACCGTCTCCGCGTGCCGTGCCGCCGGATTCGACCCGGTGTTCGCCGTGGAGGGCGGCGAGATGGACGCCGTCCTCGGCTTCGTCCGCGCCGGCCTCGGCGTCGCCGTCGTCCCCGGCATGGTCGCCGCCCGCTCCGGCCTGCGCCGCACCCCGCTCGCCCCGCCCGGCCTGCACCGCACCGTCTCCGTAGCCCACCGCAGCGACGTCTCACCGCCCCGTGCCGCCCGCGAACTCCAGCGGATCCTCACCGAGCACGGTCACAGCCGCACGTAGGGCCTGTCCGGGGCGTGCGGCACGGCTCGGCCCTCACCCCGGTAGCCCTTCCAGCGCCCGCGCCAGGTCCTCCACCCCGCGGAAGTGCACACCGGTCATCCCCATCGCGGCCGCCGCCTCGACGTTCTCCGCCCGGTCGTCGACGAACACACACCGCTCCGGGGGCACCCCCGCCAGCTCCGCCGCCCGCAGGTAGATCCGCCGGTCGGGCTTCGCCACCCCCACCAGCGCGCTGTTGACGATCCGGTCACCGAAGTGCGCCAGCAGCCCCAACGGCTCCAGCTCCTCCGCCAGCTCGCGCGTCGCGTTGGTCACCAGCACCACCGGCACGTGTCGCTGCGCCCGTCGCAGCAGCTCCACGACCGTCTCGTCCGCCCGTGTCGGCGTTCGTCCGAACGCCCGGACCAGCCTCCGCGCCGTATCCTCCGGCACCTGCCCGGTGAGCCCCCGGACGATCGACTCCCGCCACTGGCTCTTGGTGATCTCGCCGCGCAGCAGGGGCCCGTCGACCCCGTCGGAGAACGCGACCTTCGCCGTCGTCCCCGGTTCCAGCCCTTCGGCCTCCTCCAGCCGCGCCAGTTCGGTGTGGTCGTAGTACCGGATCACGTTGTCGATGTCGCACAGCACGGCGTCGAAAGGCATCGTCACCCCGTCACCCTCCCACCCCGCCCACCAGCCCCACCAGCCCACACCGCGGAGCGAGCCATGGCCCACGCGGGTGAAGCGCGGCGGCCTCCGCCCCGCGGATACGCCGGGGCCCAGGGGTGCGGCGGCACTGTGGGAGATGCGCGGCCGTCCACGCCACCGGGAGGATGCCATGACCGTGGCCTTCAACCTGCTGATGCAGATCCTCATGGAGACCTTCGGCCTCCCCAAGCAGAACCTGCACCCCGACGCCACCTTCGCCGAGCTCGAGATGGACTCGCTGTCGCTCACCGAGCTGAGCGTGCTCATTGAGGAGCGCACCGGCCTGTCCGTGCCGCCGTTCCCGGTCAAGATCACGCTCACCGAGGCCGCCGACCTGATCGACGACGCGGCCGACGCGTACCTGGACCGCATGGCCGCCGCCGAGCAGGAGCAGCAGCGCGTCGAAGCCGCCCGCGCGAGGGCCTGAAACCTTTCCGCCGCCCGCGCGAGCGCTCAGGCGGTCACGGCCCGCCGATGAAGCCGTGCTCCCGCAGGAAGTGCAGCGCCGCCTCGTCGGTAGAGCGGCCCTCCAGGTCCACCATGCCGTTGAGCTCGATCATCGTGTCCTCGGTCAGCTTCTTGCCCAGTCGCTGTGCGAGCTGCTCCAGCTCCGGGTGCTTCTTCAGCGTCTCCTCACGCACCGTCAGCGCGGCCAGCTCCGTGGTGAAGTGGTACCGGTCGTCCTTCACCACCGTCAGGTCCAGGGACTCGATGCGCGCGTCGGTGGTGAAGACCTCCGCGAAGGTGCACGGGCTGCCCTTCGCGACGTTGACGTAGTTGAGCGCCAGCGCGTTCTGGTAGACCTGAGGCGCCGGGAAACCGACGTCGTACGTCTTCTGTATCGCCCGCAGCTCGCGGTCCAGGAACTCCGCCGCCCCGCAGAGCGTCATCTCCTCCGGGTGCGCGGCACCGTACTGCCGCAGGTCGCTCAGCTCGTCGACGTCCGCGAGGTCGCCGGTGACGTCGCTCGCCCGCGCGAGCGCGTACTGGTTGCCGAAGCGGGTCGGTCCGAGCCACACCACGCCGTTCTTCTCCCGGTCCTCCGCCGCGGTGCGGCGGAACTGCTCCCGGGCGCCCTCCACGGGCCGGTCGTGGCCGAGGTACTGCGTCCAGCCGGTGCCGGAGTACTCCCAGTACATGTCGATCTCGCGGCTCTCCAGTGCGCCGCGAACGATGGTCGAACCGCTCAGCCCGGTCTGGTCCTTCGTCCGGGCGCCCGCCGCACGCAGCGCGTACTGCGTGATGCTGCCGAGGATCTTCTGCTCGGTGAACTCCTTCGATCCCACCGTGAAGGACGACCAGATCGGCGCCCTCCGCCGCCGCGCGCCGGACGATCCGGTGGGCGCGCTCGAGGTTGCCCGTCACGTCCCCGAGCGCGCAGTCGGTCTGCGCCAGTGCGATCCGCACGGCGGATCACCCCTCTCCGCTGTCCGGCCCGGGGTCTCTCCCCGCCCTGGGGGCGCGTTCTACCGGGCCGTCGGCGCAGGTCGCAAGGGTGGTTGCGGTGCAGACAACCGGAGCCCGCGACGATGCAGTACGGTGTACCGCAAAGTGCAGCATGATGACCTCAGTCGTGCTCGTCCCACAGGGAGAACCGTGACCGCCGAAGCACAGCACTGGCTCGACGCTGTCCGTATCGACGCGGCCGTCTTCGCGCTGCGCCCCGACTACCGCTCGCTCGTCGTGGTCGCCGAGGGCCTGCGGCCCGGACCGAGCGACGAGACGGGCGAACGGCATCTGGCGGCGGCCGAGAAGCGGGCCCGCGACCTGCTGGGCGGCCTCCCGCCCGAGGAGCACCCGCACCTCGCCGCCTGGCAGGAGGCGTTCCGGGCCTTCGGGGCCAAGCCCCGGCGCACCCGCCCCAGCGCGGAGGCGCTGCTGCGCCGGCTGGACGACGGCCTGCCCCGCATCGACCGGCTCACCGACGTGTACAACGCCGTCTCGGTGGCGCACCTGGTGCCGCTCGGCGGCGAGGACCTCGACCACTATCGCGGTCCGGCCCGGCTGGTCCGGGCCGACGGCAGCGAGCCGTTCGAGGTCGTCGCCGGCGGCGAGCCGACCGTCGAACACCCCCGCCCGGGTGAGGTGGTGTGGCGGGACGACGCGGGTGTCACCTGCCGCCGGTGGAACTGGCGCCAGTGCGCCCGCACCCGACTCACGCACGAGACGACCCGCGCCTTCTTCGTGCTTGACGCGCTCGGCGCCATGACCGACGACGCGCTGCACGCCGCCGGTGAGGCGCTGGTCGAAGCGCTGGCCGACGGCAGCCCCGGCGCCGCGTTCGCCTCCCGGGTCGTCACCGGCTGACCGGCCGACCGGCTGACGGGCCGCCCCGCTGACCGGCCGCCCGCGCGAGCCGTTCCGGCGCCTGGACGCGTCCGCGCTAAGCCGCCGCGTGCACCACGCCGGCGAATCGCCGCGCGACCTCGCGCCACACCGGTGTCGCTGCCGCCTCGTCACGCTCCGCCCCCGCCGGGACGTCGTCCGGGTCGAACCCCAGCCGGCGCAGCCGCTCCGGGTCCCAGCCGCGGGTCTGCGCGGCGCTCGCCTCGGGGTGGAACTGCACGCCCCAGGCCCGCTCGCCGACCCGGAACGCCTGGTACGGGCAGTGCTCGCTCTCCACCAGCCACGGCGCGCCCGGCGGCAGCGCGGTGATGGCGTCCACGTGGTTCTCGATCGCGGTGCAACGTTCGGGCAGGCCGCGGAACAGCACGTCCTCACCGGCCTCCGCGCGCAGCGTCAGCGCGGTGCTGCCGACTTCCGGCGCCCCGTGCTCCCCGCGGACCGTGCCGCCCGCGACCTGCGCCAGCAACTGCCCGCCTAGGCAGATGCCGAACACCGGCACCTCCCGCTCGAGTGCCCGCGTCACCAGCGCACGTGTCCGCGCCAGCCAGGGCGCGCGGTCGTCGGCGTCCGGCAGGTAGCCGCCGCCCAGCACCACCACCGCCTGCTGGGAGAGCTCTTCCGGCACCGGTGGACCCTCCGCCCGGTAGCCGTGCGCCACGTCCAGCGCCAGCCCGGCCTCGGTCAGCCACGCGCCGAAACGGCCCGGACCGCCGTCCGGGCCGTTCTGTACCACCAGCACACGGGGTATCCCCGCAGGATCGCTCATGCCTGGGAGTCTCCCAGGCCCAGCTCCGCCTCCAGCACCCGGGCCACGGCGTCCTTGTCGCCCTCCGTCTCGACCCGGGCCACCCGCTGCCGCCCGTAGGCGAACAGCAGCAGCTCCGCCGGCTCACCGCTCACCGTGACCACCGGGGTGCCCTTGTGCGCCACCACGGTCTGGCCGTTGGGGCGGCGCAGGACCAAGCCGACCGGCGAGCGGCGCCCGGACAGCCGTGCGACGGTCTCCAACCGGCGCCACAGCGCGTCGGCGAACACCGGATCGATCTCGCGCGGCGTCCAGTCCGGCTGCGCCCGGCGGACGTCCTCCGCGTGCACGAAGAACTCCACCACGTTCGCCGCCTCGTCGACCTGCTTCAGTGAGAACGGGGAGAACTTCGGCGGGCCGGTGCGGATGAGCTGGATCAGCTCCTCGTACGGCTTGTCCCGGAACTCGGCCTGCACCCTCTCCAGACGCGCGGCAAGCGGCTTGAGGACGATCCCGCCCGCGGCGTCTGCGCGCCGCTCGCGCACCACCAGGTGCGCGGCGAGATCACGTGTCCGCCAGTCGCCGCACAGCGTCTCGGCCTCCGGCCCGGCACTCTCCAGCAGGTCGGCGAGAAGCAGACGTTCCCGCCTGGCATGAGTCGACATGCCGTCAGCGTACGCCCGTGCGGTTCCTCAGTCCGGGAGCGGAGCGGTGAGTTTCGGGCCGTCCAGCGTGTCGCTCAGGGTGATCGCGCAGGAGATCGTGTCGTCGTCGCCCAGCTGGTACGTCGGCAGCGCCGGGTAGATCGCGTAGTAGTAGTACACCCGGCCGTCCTTGGGCATCGAGTTCAGCCGGGTGTTCACGTCGGAGTGGCACAGCTCCATCACCTTCGTGCGCAGCGCCTGCTCGTCCGCGAAGGTGCCGCTGAGCGTGTCGTTGGTGATGACCTCACCGTCGTGCGACTCGTCGCACGACCGCGTCTCCACCAGGGAGACGTCGCTGCTCAGCGCCGGGTGGTCGAAGCACTGACCGGGCTCCAGCACGACGAACGGCACCAGATCCTGCCCCGGAGAGGTCGGCAGGGAGGAGTCCGGCTCCTCCGAGGCGCCCGGGGCCGGAACGTCCGGGGCACCGGAGGGGTCGGCGGCGCCCGCGCCGGGCTCCTCCTCCGCGCCGGGTGAATGGTCTCCGGTGGCCTCGGCCCTGCTGCTGCCGCCGTCGCCCCCGACCAGCAGCACCACGCCGCCGACCGCGACCGCCGCCGCCAGCACCGAGCCCACCACGATCGCCGCGACCTTTGCGCCGCGATTGCCGCCGCCGGGCGGCTGCGGGGGTATCCCGTACGGCTGGCTGCCGGGAAAGCCGGGCTGCCCGTGCGGTGCGCCGTACCCCGGAGGGGGCGGGAATCCGCCGCCCGGACCCGTCCCCGCTCCGCTGCCGGGTGGGCCGAAGCCGCCGCCGACCGGCTGCCCCTGAGGAGCCGGTCCGCCGGGCGCGGGCCCGAATCCCTGCGGCGGTCCGAAGCCCGACGATCCTGAACTGCCGTGGGCCTGCGGGTCCTGCGGCGGCGGAGGAAGACTCATGGCGCAAGGATGCCGCATGGCACGGACATCCGGGGCCGCGGGGGAGAATGTCCGGTACATGCCCGATCATGCCCGCCCCGCACGTCACACCGGCACCCCGAACGGCGTTGCGCACCATACCGCCAGCGGCGGCAGAATGGACCCATGACCCGCGTCCCCGCCGACTCCTCCGCACTCGACCCCGCCGTGGCCGCCCGCCTCCGCCGCAACGCCGACGGGCTGGTCCCCGCCATCGCCCAGCAGTACGACACCGGCGAGGTGCTGATGCTCGGCTGGATGGACGACGAGGCCCTGCACCGCACCCTCACCACCGGCCGCTGCACCTACTGGTCGCGCAGCCGCGGGGAATACTGGGTCAAGGGCGACACGTCGGGCCACGTCCAGCATGTCAAGTCCGTGGCCCTGGACTGCGACGGCGATACCGTCCTGGTCAGGGTCGACCAGACCGGCGCCGCCTGCCACACCGGCGACCGCACTTGCTTCGACGCCGCGCCCCTGCCCGTCACCGCCGACGGCTGACCGCCGGCACGCACCCGGCCCCGCCGCCACGCACCCGTCACGGACCCCAGGAACAGGACCCAAGGCCCACATGACCACTCCGGACCTCGACACCTTTCGCCAGCTCGCCAAGGACCGCCGCGTCATCCCCGTCACCCGCCGGCTCCTCGCCGACGGCGACACGCCCGTAGGCCTGTACCGCAAGCTCGCCGGTTCACGCGCCGGCACCTTCCTCCTGGAGTCCGCCGAGAACGGCCGCACCTGGTCCCGGTACTCCTTCGTCGGTGTCCGCAGCGCCGCCACTCTCACCGTCCGCGACGGCCGCGCCCACTGGCTCGGCGACCCGCCCGCCGGCGTCCCCACCGACGGCGATCCGCTGCACGCGCTGCGCGCCACCGTCGAGGCCCTGCACACCCCGCGCGACCTCCACGAGAGCGGCGAACTCCCGCCGTTCACCGGCGGTATGGTCGGCTATCTCGGCTACGACGTCGTACGCCGCCTGGAGCGGATCGGCGACAGCACCCGCGACGACCTGCGCCTCCCCGAGCTCACCATGCAGCTCGCCTCCGACCTCGCCGTGCTCGACCACCGCGACGGCACCGTGCTGCTCATCGCCAACGCCATCAACCACAACGACCTCGACACCGGCGTCGACGAGGCCTACCACGACGCCGTGGCCCGCCTCGACGCGATGGCTGCCGACCTCGACCGCCCCGCACCCGCGGGCGCCGCGACCCTGCCGCCCTCCGCCCTTCCCGAGCAGGTCTCCCGTACCGGCGGAGGCGCCACCTACCGCGCGGCCGTGGAGGACATCAAGGAACGCATCCGTGCCGGGGAGGCCTTCCAGGTCGTCCCCTCACAGCGCTTCGAGACCCCCTGCCAGGCCTCCGCCCTCGACGTCTACCGCGCCCTGCGCACCACCAACCCCAGCCCGTACATGTACCTGTTCCGCTTCGCCGGGGAGGCGGACGACGGGGGCGCGGGCGGCTTCGACGTCGTCGGCTCCAGCCCGGAGGCGCTGGTCAAGGTCGAGGACGGGCAGGCCCTGATGCACCCCATCGCCGGCACCAGGCCGCGCGGCGCCACCCCGCAGCGCGACACCGCACTCGCCGACGAACTCCTCGCCGACCCCAAGGAACGCGCCGAACACCTCATGCTCGTCGACCTCGGCCGCAACGACCTCGGCCGCGTCTGCCGGCCGGGCAGCGTCGAGGTCGTCGACTTCATGTCCATCGAGCGGTACAGCCACGTGATGCACATCGTCTCCACCGTCACCGGCCGCCTCGCCCCCGACCGCACCGCCTTCGACGCCCTCACCGCCTGCTTCCCCGCCGGCACTCTCTCCGGCGCCCCCAAGCCCCGCGCGCTCCAGATCATCGAGGAACTCGAGACCACCCGCCGCGGCGTCTACGGGGGCTGCGTCGGCTACCTCGACTTCGCCGGCGACGCCGACACCGCCATCGCCATCCGGACCGCAGTCCTCCGCGACGGCACCGCCTACGTGCAGGCCGGGGCCGGTGTCGTCGCCGACTCCGACCCCGCCGCCGAGGACACCGAATGCCAGAACAAGGCCGCCGCCGTGCTGCGTGCCGTGCACACCGCCGCACACCTCGGGGGCGCCCCCCGGGCCGCCGGCCCCGGCGGTAGCGTGGGCCCGTGACTTCCGCACCACCGCCCCGCACCTCCCGCACACCCCGGCGCGCCCTCGCGGCGGCGCTGCTGAGTGGCCCGCTGGGCGCGGCACTGGCACTGATCGCCGCCGGGCAGGTGTGGAGCGAGACCACCACCACCTTCGCCGGCGGCACCCTTCCGGTGACCGCCACCGGCAGCGACATCACCGGCCTGCCCAGCGCCTTCGCCCTGACCGGCCTCGCGGCCCTGGTCGCCGTCTTCGCCGTCCGCCGCGCGGTCCGCGTCGTCGTCGCCGGCCTGCTCGCCCTCAGCGGCGCCGGCACCGTCGCCGCCGCCGTGGCCGGTGCCCGCGACCATGCCGCGCTCACCGAGAAGGCCGCGCGGGCAAGCGGCCTCACCGAAGGCGCCATCGACGCCGTGCAGGTCAGCGCCTGGCCGTGGATCTCCACGACGGGCGGAGCCCTGCTGCTGCTCGCCGGACTGCTGGCCCTGGGGTACGGGCGGCGCTGGCCCTCCATGGCAGGCACCGGCC encodes the following:
- a CDS encoding LysR family transcriptional regulator; the encoded protein is MQLQQLRYFTAVAETRHFTRAAARELVAQPSLSQQIRALEKELGAELFHRARGHISLTDAGEVLLPLARRILADTETARREVQEVARLRRGRVRLGAPPSLCAGFVPDVLSTFRARYPGVDLVVHESGSQDLVRVLAAGELDLALVITPLAGPAPALTTTELLTEELVVVSAPGTGFPHRRRLRIDDLRDRPLVMFRRGYDLRDLTVSACRAAGFDPVFAVEGGEMDAVLGFVRAGLGVAVVPGMVAARSGLRRTPLAPPGLHRTVSVAHRSDVSPPRAARELQRILTEHGHSRT
- a CDS encoding acyl carrier protein, with product MTVAFNLLMQILMETFGLPKQNLHPDATFAELEMDSLSLTELSVLIEERTGLSVPPFPVKITLTEAADLIDDAADAYLDRMAAAEQEQQRVEAARARA
- a CDS encoding anthranilate synthase component I, whose protein sequence is MTTPDLDTFRQLAKDRRVIPVTRRLLADGDTPVGLYRKLAGSRAGTFLLESAENGRTWSRYSFVGVRSAATLTVRDGRAHWLGDPPAGVPTDGDPLHALRATVEALHTPRDLHESGELPPFTGGMVGYLGYDVVRRLERIGDSTRDDLRLPELTMQLASDLAVLDHRDGTVLLIANAINHNDLDTGVDEAYHDAVARLDAMAADLDRPAPAGAATLPPSALPEQVSRTGGGATYRAAVEDIKERIRAGEAFQVVPSQRFETPCQASALDVYRALRTTNPSPYMYLFRFAGEADDGGAGGFDVVGSSPEALVKVEDGQALMHPIAGTRPRGATPQRDTALADELLADPKERAEHLMLVDLGRNDLGRVCRPGSVEVVDFMSIERYSHVMHIVSTVTGRLAPDRTAFDALTACFPAGTLSGAPKPRALQIIEELETTRRGVYGGCVGYLDFAGDADTAIAIRTAVLRDGTAYVQAGAGVVADSDPAAEDTECQNKAAAVLRAVHTAAHLGGAPRAAGPGGSVGP
- a CDS encoding type 1 glutamine amidotransferase; the encoded protein is MSDPAGIPRVLVVQNGPDGGPGRFGAWLTEAGLALDVAHGYRAEGPPVPEELSQQAVVVLGGGYLPDADDRAPWLARTRALVTRALEREVPVFGICLGGQLLAQVAGGTVRGEHGAPEVGSTALTLRAEAGEDVLFRGLPERCTAIENHVDAITALPPGAPWLVESEHCPYQAFRVGERAWGVQFHPEASAAQTRGWDPERLRRLGFDPDDVPAGAERDEAAATPVWREVARRFAGVVHAAA
- a CDS encoding succinate dehydrogenase: MALVTRERRPSLAGMLWRSTVGKKAVMAVTGLAMLLYLVAHMLGNLKVFLGPGDMNGYAHWLRTIGEPFLGPGWFLWLARVALVAAVVAHGVAAYQLSRRDLAARPVGYAHRRRRASYATRTMRWGGIILALFVVWHVLDLTTGTVHPGFEQGRPHQNVVNTFSTWYGNVVYSVAMLAVGLHVRHGFWSAAQTLGANRPHLDRALRRAADVLAVALTAGFLAVPIGVMTGVVS
- a CDS encoding TIGR02234 family membrane protein, whose amino-acid sequence is MTSAPPPRTSRTPRRALAAALLSGPLGAALALIAAGQVWSETTTTFAGGTLPVTATGSDITGLPSAFALTGLAALVAVFAVRRAVRVVVAGLLALSGAGTVAAAVAGARDHAALTEKAARASGLTEGAIDAVQVSAWPWISTTGGALLLLAGLLALGYGRRWPSMAGTGRYERGTRAPRRDTPPPVDPDRPEDLWKALDRGEDPTHGTP
- the hisI gene encoding phosphoribosyl-AMP cyclohydrolase; the encoded protein is MTRVPADSSALDPAVAARLRRNADGLVPAIAQQYDTGEVLMLGWMDDEALHRTLTTGRCTYWSRSRGEYWVKGDTSGHVQHVKSVALDCDGDTVLVRVDQTGAACHTGDRTCFDAAPLPVTADG
- a CDS encoding HAD family phosphatase; this encodes MPFDAVLCDIDNVIRYYDHTELARLEEAEGLEPGTTAKVAFSDGVDGPLLRGEITKSQWRESIVRGLTGQVPEDTARRLVRAFGRTPTRADETVVELLRRAQRHVPVVLVTNATRELAEELEPLGLLAHFGDRIVNSALVGVAKPDRRIYLRAAELAGVPPERCVFVDDRAENVEAAAAMGMTGVHFRGVEDLARALEGLPG
- a CDS encoding phenylalanine--tRNA ligase beta subunit-related protein, with translation MTAEAQHWLDAVRIDAAVFALRPDYRSLVVVAEGLRPGPSDETGERHLAAAEKRARDLLGGLPPEEHPHLAAWQEAFRAFGAKPRRTRPSAEALLRRLDDGLPRIDRLTDVYNAVSVAHLVPLGGEDLDHYRGPARLVRADGSEPFEVVAGGEPTVEHPRPGEVVWRDDAGVTCRRWNWRQCARTRLTHETTRAFFVLDALGAMTDDALHAAGEALVEALADGSPGAAFASRVVTG
- a CDS encoding glycine betaine ABC transporter substrate-binding protein, yielding MGSKEFTEQKILGSITQYALRAAGARTKDQTGLSGSTIVRGALESREIDMYWEYSGTGWTQYLGHDRPVEGAREQFRRTAAEDREKNGVVWLGPTRFGNQYALARASDVTGDLADVDELSDLRQYGAAHPEEMTLCGAAEFLDRELRAIQKTYDVGFPAPQVYQNALALNYVNVAKGSPCTFAEVFTTDARIESLDLTVVKDDRYHFTTELAALTVREETLKKHPELEQLAQRLGKKLTEDTMIELNGMVDLEGRSTDEAALHFLREHGFIGGP
- a CDS encoding TIGR03085 family metal-binding protein produces the protein MSTHARRERLLLADLLESAGPEAETLCGDWRTRDLAAHLVVRERRADAAGGIVLKPLAARLERVQAEFRDKPYEELIQLIRTGPPKFSPFSLKQVDEAANVVEFFVHAEDVRRAQPDWTPREIDPVFADALWRRLETVARLSGRRSPVGLVLRRPNGQTVVAHKGTPVVTVSGEPAELLLFAYGRQRVARVETEGDKDAVARVLEAELGLGDSQA